A genomic segment from Burkholderia plantarii encodes:
- a CDS encoding 2-aminoethylphosphonate aminotransferase codes for MLLLNPGPVTLTERVRQSLLQTDLCHRESEFFDLQDEARARLVAAYSLDPAEWQAVLTTGSGTAAVESMIAALVPEDGKLLVIENGVYGDRIAQIAKQYRIAHEVLKHEWMEAPDLARVEAALAGDRAITHVAVIHHETTTGRLNALGPIAGLCRKHGARLLVDGVSSFGAEAIEFGDDVLDAVAATANKCLHGVPGAAFVIVRGAALARAASRTYYLDLARLAKLQAQRNTPFTPSVHAYYALVEALREFEDEGGWQARHARYRALADQVRDGLAARGMSLVLPDGESSVVLRAYTLPAGVGYETLHDGLKARGFVIYAGQGGLSASLFRVSTMGAITPADIDRLLEGFSALTR; via the coding sequence ATGCTGCTGCTGAACCCCGGCCCGGTCACGCTCACCGAGCGCGTCCGCCAAAGCCTGCTGCAGACGGACCTCTGCCACCGTGAAAGCGAGTTCTTCGATCTCCAGGACGAGGCGCGCGCGCGCCTCGTGGCCGCCTACTCGCTCGATCCTGCCGAATGGCAGGCGGTGCTGACGACGGGCTCGGGCACCGCCGCCGTCGAAAGCATGATCGCCGCGCTGGTCCCCGAGGACGGCAAGCTGCTCGTGATCGAGAACGGCGTGTACGGCGACCGCATCGCGCAGATCGCGAAGCAGTACCGGATCGCGCACGAGGTATTGAAGCACGAGTGGATGGAAGCGCCGGACCTGGCCCGCGTCGAGGCCGCGCTGGCCGGCGACCGCGCGATCACGCACGTCGCCGTGATCCATCACGAGACCACCACCGGGCGCCTGAACGCGCTCGGCCCGATCGCCGGGCTGTGCCGCAAGCACGGCGCGCGGCTGCTGGTGGACGGCGTCAGCAGCTTCGGCGCCGAGGCGATCGAGTTCGGCGACGACGTGCTCGACGCGGTGGCCGCCACCGCCAACAAATGCCTGCACGGCGTGCCGGGCGCGGCGTTCGTGATCGTGCGCGGCGCGGCGCTGGCGCGTGCCGCGAGCCGCACCTATTACCTCGACCTGGCGCGTCTGGCGAAGCTGCAGGCGCAGCGCAACACGCCGTTCACGCCGTCGGTCCACGCCTACTACGCGCTCGTCGAGGCGCTGCGCGAGTTCGAGGACGAAGGCGGCTGGCAGGCTCGCCACGCGCGCTACCGCGCGCTCGCCGACCAGGTGCGCGACGGGCTCGCCGCGCGCGGCATGTCGCTGGTGCTGCCCGACGGCGAATCGTCGGTGGTGCTGCGCGCCTACACGCTGCCGGCCGGTGTCGGCTACGAGACGCTGCACGACGGGCTGAAGGCGCGCGGCTTCGTGATCTACGCGGGCCAGGGCGGCCTGTCGGCCTCGCTGTTCCGCGTCTCGACGATGGGCGCGATCACGCCGGCCGACATCGACCGGCTGCTCGAGGGCTTCAGCGCGCTCACGCGCTGA
- the aepX gene encoding phosphoenolpyruvate mutase, with translation MNAREPNFTESRAARLRRMLTSNELEFLMEAHNGLSAKIVREAGFKAIWGSGLSISAALGVRDNNEASWTQVVDVLEFMADASDLPILLDGDTGYGNFNNMRRLVRKLEQRGIAGVCIEDKQFPKTNSFIDGERQPLAEIDEFAGKIKAGKDSQHDPDFSIVARVEALIAGWGMDEALRRAHAYADAGADAILIHSKLSRPDEILQFAREWGNRAPLVIVPTKYYSTPTDVFRQAGISTVIWANHLVRSSAAAMQATAREIFESETLVNVEDRVATVNEIFRLQDADEYSAAERLYLSSSSRSSNSALVLAASRGSGLEAVTEDRPKVMLPIAGKPLLRWLVDGFKKEGVNDITVVGGYRADAIDKSGIKLVVNERHAETGELASLACAAGKISGDTVISYGDLLFRSYILRDLAESDAEFTVVVDSSLTDSPNQSVHDFALCSAADDRGLFGQKITLRRVASDAGNGAPHGRWVGLLNVRGAGVERLKAMIATLQARPDFDQLDIPALLNALVEAGEQIAVQYVHGHWRGVNDLDEFRRAGDFAHGQTPLASGTAVGDAQ, from the coding sequence CACAACGGCCTGTCCGCGAAGATCGTGCGCGAGGCCGGCTTCAAGGCGATCTGGGGCTCGGGCCTGTCGATCTCCGCCGCGCTCGGTGTGCGCGATAACAACGAAGCGAGCTGGACCCAGGTGGTCGACGTGCTCGAATTCATGGCCGACGCGAGCGACCTGCCGATCCTGCTCGACGGCGACACCGGCTACGGCAACTTCAACAACATGCGCCGCCTGGTGCGCAAGCTCGAGCAGCGCGGCATCGCCGGCGTCTGCATCGAGGACAAGCAGTTCCCGAAGACCAACAGCTTCATCGACGGCGAACGCCAGCCGCTCGCCGAGATCGACGAGTTCGCGGGCAAGATCAAGGCCGGCAAGGATTCTCAGCACGATCCGGACTTCTCGATCGTGGCGCGCGTCGAGGCGCTGATCGCGGGCTGGGGCATGGACGAGGCGCTGCGCCGCGCGCATGCCTACGCCGATGCCGGCGCCGACGCGATCCTGATCCACAGCAAGCTGTCGCGCCCGGACGAGATCCTCCAGTTCGCGCGCGAATGGGGCAACCGCGCGCCGCTCGTGATCGTGCCGACCAAGTACTACAGCACGCCGACCGACGTGTTCCGCCAGGCCGGCATCAGCACCGTGATCTGGGCGAACCATCTGGTCCGCTCGTCGGCCGCGGCGATGCAGGCCACCGCGCGCGAGATCTTCGAGAGCGAGACGCTCGTCAACGTCGAGGATCGCGTGGCCACCGTCAACGAGATCTTCCGCCTGCAGGACGCCGACGAATACTCGGCCGCCGAGCGCCTCTACCTGTCGTCGTCGTCGCGCTCGTCGAACTCGGCGCTGGTGCTCGCGGCGAGCCGCGGCTCGGGCCTCGAGGCCGTCACCGAGGACAGGCCGAAGGTGATGCTGCCGATCGCCGGCAAGCCGCTCCTGCGCTGGCTGGTGGACGGCTTCAAGAAGGAAGGCGTGAACGACATCACGGTGGTGGGCGGCTACCGCGCCGACGCGATCGACAAGTCCGGCATCAAGCTGGTGGTCAACGAGCGCCACGCCGAGACGGGCGAGCTCGCCTCGCTGGCCTGCGCGGCCGGCAAGATCAGCGGCGACACCGTGATCTCCTACGGCGACCTGCTGTTCCGCAGCTACATCCTGCGCGACCTGGCCGAGAGCGACGCCGAGTTCACGGTGGTGGTGGATTCGTCGCTGACCGATTCGCCGAACCAGAGCGTGCATGACTTCGCGCTGTGCTCGGCCGCCGACGACCGCGGCCTGTTCGGCCAGAAGATCACGCTGCGGCGCGTGGCGAGCGACGCCGGCAACGGCGCGCCGCACGGCCGCTGGGTCGGCCTCCTGAACGTGCGCGGCGCGGGCGTCGAACGCCTGAAGGCGATGATCGCGACGCTGCAGGCACGCCCCGACTTCGACCAGCTCGACATCCCGGCGCTGCTCAACGCGCTGGTGGAAGCCGGCGAGCAGATCGCGGTGCAGTACGTCCACGGCCACTGGCGCGGCGTGAACGACCTCGACGAATTCCGTCGCGCGGGCGACTTCGCGCACGGCCAGACGCCGCTCGCGAGCGGCACGGCGGTCGGGGACGCGCAATGA
- the aepY gene encoding phosphonopyruvate decarboxylase, whose amino-acid sequence MIEAAQFVEAARERGFDWYAGVPCSYLTPFINYVLQDPTLHYVSAANEGDAVAIVAGATLGGKRGIAMMQNSGLGNAVSPLTSLTWTFRLPQLLIVTWRGKPGEHDEPQHALMGPITPQMLDTMDIPWELFPTEADQIAPALDRAIRHMDETGRPYALVMQKGSVAAYPLKDAAMPAPRTHAVAASARPAAAELPTRHDALAAVIARTPLDSSVVLASTGFCGRELYALDDRANQLYMVGSMGCVTPLALGLALARPDLTVVAVDGDGAALMRMGAFATLGAYGPGNLVHVLLDNGAHESTGGQSTVSPCVSFAGVAAACGYASAREGGDLGVLDAVFAEPADGARFAGVTIRTGVPDGLPRPTVTPVEVKTRLMRHIGAGAQ is encoded by the coding sequence ATGATCGAGGCGGCACAGTTCGTCGAGGCCGCGCGCGAGCGCGGTTTCGACTGGTATGCGGGCGTGCCCTGCTCGTACCTGACGCCGTTCATCAACTACGTGCTGCAGGACCCGACGCTGCATTACGTGTCGGCCGCCAACGAGGGCGACGCGGTCGCCATCGTGGCGGGCGCGACGCTCGGCGGCAAGCGCGGCATCGCGATGATGCAGAACTCCGGGCTCGGCAACGCGGTCAGCCCGCTGACCTCGCTGACCTGGACGTTCCGGCTGCCGCAGCTGCTGATCGTCACCTGGCGCGGCAAGCCCGGCGAGCACGACGAGCCGCAGCACGCGCTGATGGGGCCGATCACGCCGCAGATGCTCGACACCATGGACATCCCGTGGGAGCTGTTCCCGACCGAGGCCGACCAGATCGCCCCGGCGCTGGACCGCGCGATCCGCCACATGGACGAGACCGGCCGCCCCTACGCGCTGGTGATGCAGAAGGGCAGCGTGGCCGCCTATCCGCTCAAGGACGCCGCGATGCCGGCGCCGCGCACGCACGCCGTGGCCGCCTCGGCCCGGCCCGCCGCGGCCGAACTGCCGACGCGCCACGACGCGCTGGCCGCCGTGATCGCGCGCACCCCGCTCGACTCGAGCGTGGTGCTGGCCTCCACCGGTTTCTGCGGGCGTGAGCTCTACGCGCTCGACGATCGCGCCAACCAGCTCTACATGGTCGGCTCGATGGGCTGCGTGACGCCGCTCGCGCTCGGCCTCGCGCTGGCGCGCCCCGACCTGACCGTGGTGGCCGTGGACGGCGACGGCGCCGCGCTGATGCGGATGGGCGCGTTCGCGACGCTCGGCGCCTACGGGCCCGGGAACCTGGTCCACGTGCTGCTCGACAACGGCGCGCACGAATCGACGGGCGGCCAGTCCACCGTCTCGCCGTGCGTGTCGTTCGCCGGCGTGGCGGCGGCTTGCGGCTACGCGTCGGCGCGCGAAGGCGGCGATCTCGGCGTGCTCGACGCCGTGTTCGCCGAGCCCGCCGACGGCGCGCGCTTCGCCGGCGTCACGATCCGCACCGGCGTGCCCGACGGCCTGCCGCGCCCGACCGTCACCCCGGTCGAAGTGAAGACTCGTCTGATGCGCCACATCGGCGCGGGAGCCCAATGA